The following coding sequences are from one Nicotiana tabacum cultivar K326 chromosome 1, ASM71507v2, whole genome shotgun sequence window:
- the LOC142163968 gene encoding uncharacterized protein LOC142163968 gives MTEVVGSHNASIQKLEMQMRDFSREQNTKQKGQLPSDTIANPKSGGSGLTSHVMAITTRSGKSLQGDIEQEVQEVNQERVKEKEKETSKAPPPIPRPPPPFPQRLIRRVDDSKLEKFYDILKQLSVNIPFLEAFQEMSGFAKYLKDLITKKRTTKNEVVNMTHQVSSIITTSSVQKKEDPGAFTIPCTIGERDFAKALCDNVASINLMPLAIYKQAGLGMPRPTNMRLQMADRSIKRPVGIVDDVIVKVGKFHLPADFVILDCVVDKEIPIILGRPFLHTGRALMYSEQNEIMFQVNDEEVTFQASKGMKLPHEYESISVIDMVDEVEDAVELKMEEQCLGEALTTILINFDGEDMDGYMESINALEDLGSYTYTPAKLSLDLENRDTSPARLSIIDLPQLELNPLPPHLRYKFLGSNDTLPVIVSSLLNDVQVNQLFEVLKEHRQAIGWTIANIRGIPAVICEHKIQLESETKTSVEHQRRLNPSMQEVVKKDIIKWLDVGVVYPIADSSSVSPIQCVPKNGGMTVIENEKNELIPMRIVTGWRSDAIWLVQCSGHFPKVYDVHLSDMVEDFLEVFMVHFSVVGDSFEHCLNNLRQVLKRCKETNLVLNWEKCHFMVDEGIVLGHKISKHGIEVDRAKIEIISKLPPPTSVKGVRSFLGHAGFYRRFIKDFSKIANPMCKLLEKDAKFVFDEDCLKAF, from the exons ATGACCGAAGTTGTTGGCTCTCACAACGCATCTATCCAAAAGTTAGAGATGCAAATGAGAGACTTTTCAAGAGAGCAAAACACAAAGCAAAAAGGACAACTTCCTAGTGATACCATTGCGAACCCGAAGAGTGGTGGAAGTGGCTTAACTTCTCACGTCATGGCAATAACTACTAGAAGTGGGAAGTCTTTACAAGGTGACATTGAGCAAGAG GTGCAAGAAGTGAACCAAGAAAGGGTGAAGGAAAAGGAGAAGGAGACATCAAAAGCTCCACCTCCTATTCCTAGACCTCCTCCGCCTTTTCCTCAAAGACTTATTAGAAGGGTTGATGATAGCAAGCTTGAGAAATTCTATGATATTCTAAAGCAATTGTCGGTGAACATTCCATTCTTGGAGGCTTTTCAAGAAATGTCGGGGTTTGCCAaatatttgaaggatttgatcaCCAAAAAGAGGACCACAAAGAATGAGGTGGTAAACATGACTCACCAGGTTAGCTCTATTATTACCACAAGCTCTGTCCAAAAGAAAGAGGACCCGGGAGCATTTACTATTCCATGCACTATCGGGGAGCGtgactttgcaaaagccctttgtgacAATGTGGCTAGCATCAACTTGATGCCACTTGCCATCTACAAGCAAGCGGGATTAGGGATGCCGAGGCCAACAaacatgaggttacaaatggccgATCGATCTATTAAGCGACCGGTAGGAATTGTTGATGATGTGATTGTGAAAGTAGGAAAATTCCATTTGCCCGCCGACTTTGTAATTCTTGACTGTGTTGTTGataaagagatccctatcatcttGGGGAGACCATTCCTACACACGGGAAGAGCACTCATGTATTCGGAGCAAAATGAAATTATGTTCCAGGTGAATGATGAAGAAGTCACATTTCAAGCGAGCAAGGGTATGAAATTACCCCATGAGTATGAGAGCATTTCAGTGATAGATATGGTTGATGAGGTTGAAGATGCCGTCGAATTGAAAATGGAAGAACAATGCCTTGGTGAGGCATTGACGACTATCTTGATAAACTTTGATGGTGAGGACATGGATGGGTACATGGAGTCGATAAATGCATTGGAGGATCTTGGATCTTATACTTACACTCCGGCAAAGCTTTCTCTTGACTTGGAGAATAGGGACACATCTCCCGCCAGGCTATCAATCATTGATCTACCACAACTAGAGCTCAATCCTCTCCCGCCGCActtaaggtataaatttcttggctctaATGATACTTTACCCGTAATCGTTTCATCTTTGCtaaatgatgtgcaggtaaaccAATTGTTTGAAGTCTTGAAAGAACATAGGCAAGCCATTGGATGGACCATTGCAAACATTCGTGGAATCCCCGCGGTAATTTGTGAACATAAAATCCAATTGGAGAGCGAAACAAAGACAAGTGTGGAACATCAAAGGCGGTTGAACCCGTCAATGCAAGAGGTAGtaaagaaggatattatcaagtggttggatgtcggggtagTTTACCCCATTGCCGACAGTTCGTCGGTGAGCCCAATACAATGTGTGCCAAAAAATGGTGGCATGACTGTGATCGAAAATGAGAAGAATGAACTCATTCCAATGCGAATTGTGACTGGATGGCGA tcggatgccatttggcttgtgCAATGCTCCGGCCACTTTCCAAAGGTGTATGATGTCCATCTCTCCGACATGGTTGAGGACtttcttgaagtcttcatggTTCATTTCTCGGTGGTTGGTGATTCATTTGAGCACTGTCTTAACAATCTTAGACAAGTGCTTAAGCGATGCAAAGAGACCAACCttgtgctaaattgggagaagtgtcacttcatggttgACGAAGGCATTGTGCTTGggcacaaaatttcaaagcatggtattgaagTCGACCGGGCAAAGATAGAGATTATTTCTAAGCTTCCTCCACCGACCTCCGTGAAAGGTGTTAGAAGTTTTCTAGGGCATGCCGGGTTTTACAGGCGCTTCATCAAGGACTTCTCCAAGATTGCTAACCCCATGTGCAAACTCCTCgaaaaggatgccaagtttgtgtttgATGAGGACTGTCTTAAAGCTTTTTAG
- the LOC107766510 gene encoding uncharacterized protein LOC107766510 codes for MAITTRSGKVLQGDIEQEVVGKEAEQEVETEEQGVVEVERVPKKEKVQEVNQEGVKENEKETSKGPPPIPRPPPPFPQRLIRRVDDRKLEKFYDILKQLSVNIPFLEAFQEMPGFSKYLKDLITKKRTTKNEVLNMTHRVSYIIATNPVQKKEDPGAFTIPCTIGERDFEKALCDNGASINLIPLAIYKQAGLGTPKPTSMRLQMADRSIKRPVGIVDAVIVKVGKFHLPADFVILDCAVGKEIPIILGRPFLATGRALIDSERNEIKFRVNDEEVTFQESKGMKLPHEYERISVIDVVDEVEDAVELKMEEQCLGEALAAILVNFDSEDMDGYIESVNALEGLGSYTYTPAKLSLDLENRATPPTKPSIIDPPQQELKPLPPHLRYKFLGSNDTLPVIVSSLLNDVQVKQLLEVLKEHR; via the coding sequence ATGGCAATAACTACTAGAAGTGGGAAGGTTTTACAAGGTGACATTGAGCAAGAGGTTGTTGGGAAAGAAGCCGAACAAGAAGTTGAAACAGAAGAGCAAGGGGttgttgaagttgaaagggtGCCGAAAAAAGAGAAGGTGCAAGAAGTGAACCAAGAAGGGGTGAAGGAAAATGAGAAGGAGACATCAAAAGGTCCACCTCCTATTCCTAGACCTCCTCCGCCTTTTCCTCAAAGACTTATTAGAAGGGTTGATGATAGAAAGCTTGAGAAATTCTATGATATTCTAAAGCAACTGTCGGTGAACATTCCATTCTTGGAGGCTTTTCAAGAAATGCCGGGGTTTTCCAaatatttgaaggatttgatcaCCAAAAAGAGGACCACAAAGAATGAGGTGTTAAACATGACTCACCGGGTTAGCTATATTATTGCCACAAACCCTGTCCAAAAGAAAGAGGACCCGGGAGCATTTACTATTCCATGCACTATCGGGGAGCGTGACTTTGAAAAAGCCCTTTGTGACAATGGGGCTAGCATCAACTTGATTCCACTTGCCATCTACAAGCAAGCGGGATTAGGGACGCCGAAGCCAACAagcatgaggttacaaatggccgATCGGTCTATTAAGAGACCGGTGGGAATTGTTGATGCTGTGATTGTGAAAGTAGGAAAATTCCATTTGCCCGCCGACTTTGTAATTCTTGACTGTGCTGTTGGTAAAGAAATCCCTATCATCTTGGGGAGACCATTCCTAGCCACAGGAAGAGCACTCATAGATTCAGAGCGAAATGAAATTAAGTTCCGGGTGAATGATGAAGAAGTCACATTTCAAGAGAGCAAGGGTATGAAATTACCCCATGAGTATGAGAGAATTTCAGTGATAGATGTGGTTGATGAGGTTGAAGATGCCGTCGAATTGAAAATGGAAGAACAATGCCTTGGTGAGGCATTGGCGGCTATCTTGGTAAACTTTGATAGTGAGGACATGGATGGGTACATAGAGTCGGTAAATGCATTGGAGGGTCTTGGATCCTATACTTACACTCCGGCAAAGCTTTCTCTTGACTTGGAGAATAGGGCAACACCTCCCACCAAGCCATCAATTATTGATCCACCACAACAAGAGCTCAAGCCTCTCCCGCCGCActtaaggtataaatttcttggctctaATGATACTTTACCCGTAATCGTTTCGTCTTTACtaaatgatgtgcaggtaaaacAATTGTTGGAAGTCTTGAAAGAACATAGGTAA